One stretch of Akkermansia sp. RCC_12PD DNA includes these proteins:
- a CDS encoding flotillin family protein produces MDKIIPIAILVLFIILTASWLFSRYRMCPPDKILIVFGKVGTGQPAKCYHGGSTFVLPVLQSYSYLDLNPINIDVPLQGALSSQNIRVDVPSSFIVGISTLPEIMQNAAARLLGRTREEIRNLAAEIIMGQMRVVIASMTIEEINSDREKLIKGITEGVDVELHKVGLHLINANITDIQDASGYINALGKEAAARAINDATIKVAEETRRGEIGKAEAEKDQTVQVANARAVAIEGQNEAQIKIAESAAKLQVKQAEAKKLAEVAQKVQEAKTLEEAYQAEKEAELKRAERERATQEANILVSAQIEKSQREVQAQATAEVLKLEQEGKAQALLIQRKAEAEAIRQLAEGEAQATLLKKKAEGEGMEMVGRGEAAAIEAVLAGKASGFRQIVQAAGSSDAASNLLVTEQLTRIVELQSGAVKGLKFDKVIVMGNGGDSSVGGFVQNLVKDTLPLHELGKSVGLELPSFLGKSTDGKKAPAPAPVPAATVQAGTTETTVKLS; encoded by the coding sequence ATGGATAAGATAATACCCATTGCCATTCTGGTTCTCTTCATCATCCTGACGGCCTCCTGGCTGTTCAGCCGCTACCGCATGTGCCCGCCGGACAAAATCCTCATTGTCTTCGGCAAGGTGGGCACGGGACAGCCCGCCAAATGCTACCACGGCGGCTCCACCTTCGTGCTGCCGGTGCTCCAGTCGTACAGCTACCTGGACCTGAACCCGATCAACATTGACGTGCCCTTGCAGGGCGCCCTGTCCTCCCAGAACATCCGCGTGGACGTTCCCTCCTCCTTCATCGTGGGCATCTCCACCCTGCCGGAAATCATGCAGAATGCCGCCGCCCGCCTGCTGGGCCGCACCCGGGAGGAAATCCGCAACCTGGCCGCGGAAATCATCATGGGCCAGATGCGTGTGGTGATCGCCTCCATGACCATTGAGGAAATCAACTCCGACCGCGAAAAACTCATCAAGGGCATTACGGAAGGCGTGGACGTGGAACTGCACAAGGTGGGCCTCCACCTCATCAACGCCAACATCACGGATATCCAGGACGCCTCCGGCTACATCAACGCCCTGGGCAAGGAAGCCGCCGCGCGCGCCATCAATGACGCCACCATCAAGGTGGCGGAAGAAACCCGCCGCGGTGAAATCGGCAAGGCGGAAGCGGAAAAGGACCAGACCGTCCAGGTGGCGAACGCCCGCGCCGTCGCCATCGAAGGGCAGAACGAGGCCCAGATCAAGATTGCGGAATCCGCCGCCAAGCTGCAAGTGAAGCAGGCGGAAGCCAAAAAGCTGGCGGAAGTGGCCCAGAAGGTGCAGGAAGCCAAGACCCTGGAAGAAGCCTACCAGGCTGAAAAGGAAGCGGAATTGAAGCGTGCCGAACGCGAGCGCGCCACCCAGGAAGCCAACATCCTGGTATCCGCCCAAATCGAAAAGAGCCAGAGGGAAGTACAGGCCCAGGCCACTGCGGAAGTACTCAAACTGGAACAGGAAGGCAAGGCCCAGGCCCTGCTCATCCAGCGCAAGGCGGAGGCGGAAGCCATCCGCCAGCTTGCAGAGGGCGAGGCCCAGGCCACCCTGCTCAAGAAAAAGGCGGAAGGGGAAGGCATGGAAATGGTGGGCCGCGGTGAAGCCGCCGCCATTGAGGCCGTGCTGGCCGGGAAGGCCAGCGGTTTCCGGCAGATTGTACAGGCAGCCGGTTCTTCCGACGCCGCCTCCAACCTCCTGGTAACGGAACAGCTCACCAGAATCGTGGAACTCCAGTCCGGAGCCGTCAAGGGCCTGAAATTCGACAAGGTCATCGTGATGGGCAACGGCGGAGACTCCTCCGTGGGCGGATTCGTCCAGAACCTGGTGAAAGACACGCTGCCCCTGCATGAACTGGGCAAAAGCGTAGGGCTGGAACTGCCCTCCTTCCTGGGCAAATCCACGGACGGGAAAAAAGCCCCTGCTCCCGCCCCAGTCCCTGCCGCTACGGTTCAGGCCGGGACCACGGAAACCACCGTCAAACTAAGCTGA
- the lpxK gene encoding tetraacyldisaccharide 4'-kinase gives MKSRSEEFEEWGTEVIFGRARGFRATMMRLVLRGASWLFKLVVLMRLYLFHSSIARQARLGTLVVSVGNITVGGTGKTPVVELLARTLTERGRKVAILTRGYKSAELDDPQEWKDKDGRQVENLPKIASDGRTRFLSPLYSGDEPFMLAKNLDGVAVLVDKNRIKSGIFAIEHLGCDTLLLDDGMQYLKLAHELDIVLVDCGAPFGTGAMLPRGTMREPKSSLARASYIVLTKCGGKPQDELIAKIRRYNPVAEIIVSDHGPKYLENVFTGERLPLEVLKGKWVACLSGIARPESFEDSLRSLGANVEICRRFPDHHWFEQSELEEFYDRCADRAMDMIVTTEKDAVRLEKPEEDPEVPIYFLRIEVEIYQGQEAWNRCVDRICGISEPRPRDEWTPSSSF, from the coding sequence ATGAAATCCAGATCGGAAGAGTTTGAAGAGTGGGGGACGGAAGTTATTTTCGGCCGCGCCAGGGGATTCCGCGCCACGATGATGCGCCTGGTGCTGAGAGGCGCCTCCTGGCTGTTCAAGCTGGTGGTACTGATGCGCCTGTACCTGTTCCATTCCAGTATTGCCAGGCAGGCCAGGCTGGGAACGCTCGTCGTCAGCGTAGGCAACATTACCGTGGGCGGCACGGGAAAAACGCCCGTGGTGGAACTGCTGGCGCGCACGCTTACGGAACGCGGCCGCAAGGTGGCCATTCTTACCCGCGGCTACAAGAGCGCGGAACTGGACGACCCCCAGGAATGGAAGGACAAGGACGGAAGGCAGGTGGAAAACCTGCCTAAAATCGCCAGCGACGGCCGCACCCGCTTTCTCAGCCCCCTGTATTCCGGGGACGAACCGTTCATGCTGGCCAAGAATCTGGACGGCGTGGCGGTGCTGGTGGACAAGAACCGCATCAAGTCCGGCATTTTCGCCATCGAACATCTGGGCTGCGACACCCTCCTGCTGGACGACGGGATGCAGTACCTGAAGCTGGCCCACGAACTGGACATCGTGCTGGTGGACTGTGGCGCCCCCTTCGGCACCGGGGCCATGCTGCCGCGCGGCACCATGCGGGAGCCCAAAAGCAGCCTGGCGCGCGCCAGCTACATCGTGCTGACCAAATGCGGCGGCAAGCCGCAGGACGAGCTGATTGCCAAAATCCGGCGCTATAACCCCGTGGCGGAAATCATCGTCAGCGACCACGGCCCCAAGTACCTGGAAAACGTCTTCACCGGGGAACGCCTGCCGCTGGAAGTGCTCAAGGGGAAATGGGTGGCCTGCCTCAGCGGCATCGCCCGGCCGGAAAGCTTTGAGGATTCCCTGCGCTCCCTGGGCGCCAATGTGGAAATCTGCCGCAGATTTCCGGACCACCACTGGTTTGAACAGTCGGAACTGGAAGAATTCTACGACCGGTGCGCGGACCGTGCCATGGATATGATCGTGACCACGGAAAAAGATGCCGTGCGGCTGGAAAAGCCGGAGGAAGACCCGGAAGTCCCCATCTACTTCCTCCGCATTGAAGTAGAGATCTATCAGGGACAGGAAGCCTGGAACCGCTGCGTGGACCGCATCTGCGGCATTTCCGAACCCCGGCCGCGGGACGAATGGACTCCCTCCTCATCCTTTTGA
- a CDS encoding C4-type zinc ribbon domain-containing protein, whose protein sequence is MVGWQAMNHADLDQLLILQEKDARIARLRKELAALPEQRTRLLRQMEAIKQKALDAKKEVAGLEKDIRDVEGTIENKRSYIGKMKTLQSNTRRNEEYQMCIQEVEKTEAAIDELENSELELMERLETAKESLAQKILKVQDSQKEMEEILARFDRTAETDKQLLDNLTAERADLAAAIPEDSLGEYERMTKSKGVPVIVPMDEKGHCGGCHMVVTDNARMKVLGGHETVYCDNCHRILH, encoded by the coding sequence ATGGTAGGCTGGCAGGCGATGAATCATGCTGACTTAGACCAACTGCTGATCCTGCAGGAAAAGGATGCGCGCATTGCCAGGCTCCGCAAGGAACTGGCCGCCCTGCCGGAACAAAGAACGCGCCTTCTCCGGCAAATGGAGGCTATCAAGCAGAAGGCTCTGGACGCCAAGAAGGAAGTCGCCGGCCTTGAAAAGGACATACGGGACGTGGAAGGAACGATTGAAAATAAGCGTTCCTACATCGGCAAGATGAAGACTCTCCAGTCCAATACCCGCAGGAATGAGGAATACCAGATGTGCATTCAGGAGGTGGAAAAGACGGAAGCGGCCATTGACGAGCTGGAAAACTCGGAACTGGAACTGATGGAGCGCCTGGAAACGGCCAAAGAGAGCCTGGCGCAAAAAATCCTCAAGGTGCAGGATTCCCAGAAGGAAATGGAAGAGATTCTGGCGCGCTTCGACCGGACCGCGGAAACGGACAAGCAGCTTCTGGACAATCTGACCGCCGAACGCGCGGACCTGGCCGCCGCCATTCCCGAAGATTCCCTGGGAGAATATGAGCGGATGACCAAAAGCAAGGGCGTCCCGGTCATCGTGCCCATGGATGAAAAAGGCCACTGCGGCGGATGCCACATGGTCGTTACGGACAATGCCCGCATGAAAGTGCTCGGCGGCCATGAAACCGTTTACTGCGACAACTGCCACCGCATCCTTCACTGA
- a CDS encoding insulinase family protein, which produces MKAFTITSILAAACVLAAASPAAESQARTAAAAQAAAGIPKQDPQLIKGQLPNGLTYFIRPNAEPKGRFSIRLRVNTGSLNETDDIQGISHFLEHMVFNGSKHFKRGEMIPAMQKEGLGLGGDANAYTSFDETVYTMDVPSMKESTVNLAFTIMRDFADGALLEESAINAERGIITSEYKARDSAGYRVMKEVFSIMLDGTKIPHRYPIGTLEVIQNAPREKFVNYYQTHYVPSQMQLVIAGDITPEQGKEWVEKYFGSMKKDDYSFKADRGTLKTATEATSHWITNKEATSTEISINIVRPYEKKPDTIANRTKDIPLNMAYAMLNRRLEKMAKNTECPFISADAGRMELLETAEVDAIQARADYKNWKTVLTTMEQELRRAVEFGFNKEELAEARSNSISAAENAIKSWPTAKSESLASAIAQSAAQDMVFTTPEEDWSISREVIETLTPEQCRAALEKAWSNAHPRVIVTSNKENAQGSSEAMKAYREAQAAKVEPYRVDEQKAFSYKFGEPGKVTAKKEAADLGVTQLTLSNGVRVNLKPTEFDKDSINITFAVDGGGLSRPEKAAGLEIFTGAVMNGGGLTNHSNDDLAAVMAGKKVGVGFSMTDRSFVLAGNTNRKDLETQLQLQTAYLMYPGYREDGVVQLRRAIPMLYNKLAHEAQGAMKTQVPAILYKNNPRFTFPEQKQLESYQIKEVRDWVDAPLKNNYMEVTVTGDFKPEDIIPMLERTVGALPKRADAPAALDEKLRHPAMADFNFSRDLEYDSSIDKTLVCLFWKTPGGEDKKLARRLNMLKAVFYDRVFKGIREDMGETYSPFTGINISETYPDDGYIFTISSGVMRNKDAVRNAIAKIATELGKGNVTQEELDRARNPILNSMERAQRDNGYWMGLLKDSQARPDRLTQQRESIPDVKAITVDEVNKLARDIFGNGEHLNLNILPDHPAAEAPPAEKQADKSEKTPAAVPTAAFCIHATAANVSKKEANARNDYAIIISEETAAMPEWKAVADKLAERHGGAIVTVKDSMFAKLDTLKKMAPRFLAVVARPEEIDRTVVNDLHRLTRRLDGDPYGDCIWGIVTGYAPEDAMRIASAESPLVMTRAMGTTNIDSGRFSESMCILDWQPFQYMEQRGYKEKVTPSFYTRGLREQEKGDQGSLGVTPKLTQYWEKNDPQFFATASHATQFNLEMPFGKGIIVSGNNQFHVLDKKQFKEFTTFLRGVLFNGKEDDLMAFIKRSNAPVIKAGQGPAVWLAAGNCLVGDVMKTKNSMAVTALSRYGFNQLVGYTVPSWYGKGGWGTLGMLFSNHDNSSLAEAWYLNNQFILDETMTRFPKLMDVHFNSPDISGIKDDPEFSKGMAAAGYGMGKDQMGLIHDRDTVAFYGDPAWVARLDESHSKSPWHITWNDPKDAARGFTVTANKDAKGRLGVWFPNRISAKTATVTVGDAATPVEKMGLLTNDFLLLRELELKKGEKAVVEMK; this is translated from the coding sequence ATGAAGGCATTCACCATTACTTCCATTCTGGCCGCGGCATGCGTCCTGGCGGCGGCTTCCCCTGCCGCAGAATCCCAGGCGCGCACAGCGGCCGCCGCCCAGGCGGCAGCCGGCATTCCCAAACAGGACCCGCAATTGATCAAGGGGCAGCTCCCCAACGGGCTCACCTATTTCATCCGCCCGAATGCGGAACCCAAGGGGCGTTTCAGCATACGCCTGCGCGTCAATACCGGCTCCCTGAACGAAACGGACGACATCCAGGGCATTTCCCACTTCCTGGAACACATGGTGTTCAACGGCAGCAAGCACTTCAAGCGCGGAGAAATGATCCCTGCCATGCAGAAGGAAGGCCTGGGGCTGGGCGGTGACGCCAACGCCTATACCTCGTTTGACGAAACCGTGTACACGATGGACGTTCCCAGCATGAAGGAATCCACCGTGAACCTGGCCTTCACCATCATGCGCGACTTTGCGGACGGCGCCCTGCTGGAGGAAAGCGCCATTAATGCGGAACGCGGCATCATCACGAGCGAATACAAGGCGCGCGACTCCGCCGGCTACCGGGTCATGAAAGAGGTATTCTCCATCATGCTGGACGGCACCAAGATTCCTCACCGCTATCCCATCGGCACGCTGGAAGTGATCCAGAACGCCCCGCGGGAAAAATTTGTGAACTATTACCAGACTCATTACGTTCCCAGCCAGATGCAGCTCGTCATCGCCGGGGACATCACCCCGGAACAGGGAAAGGAATGGGTGGAAAAATACTTCGGTTCCATGAAGAAGGACGACTATTCCTTCAAGGCCGACCGGGGAACCCTCAAAACGGCGACGGAGGCCACCAGCCACTGGATCACCAACAAGGAGGCCACCTCCACGGAAATCAGCATCAACATCGTCCGCCCCTACGAGAAGAAGCCGGATACCATCGCCAACCGCACCAAGGACATTCCGCTGAACATGGCGTATGCCATGCTGAACCGCCGCCTGGAAAAGATGGCGAAAAACACGGAGTGCCCCTTCATTTCTGCGGATGCAGGCCGCATGGAACTGCTGGAAACAGCGGAGGTGGACGCAATCCAGGCCCGGGCGGACTACAAGAACTGGAAGACGGTCCTGACCACCATGGAGCAGGAACTGCGCCGCGCCGTGGAATTCGGCTTCAACAAGGAGGAACTGGCGGAAGCCCGCAGCAACAGCATTTCCGCCGCGGAAAATGCCATCAAATCCTGGCCTACCGCCAAATCCGAGTCCCTGGCTTCCGCCATCGCCCAGAGCGCGGCGCAAGACATGGTCTTCACGACGCCTGAGGAAGACTGGTCCATCTCCAGGGAAGTTATTGAAACCCTGACTCCGGAACAATGCCGGGCCGCCCTGGAAAAAGCCTGGAGCAACGCCCATCCCCGAGTGATCGTCACGTCGAACAAGGAAAATGCCCAGGGCTCCTCCGAGGCCATGAAGGCCTACAGGGAAGCCCAGGCCGCCAAGGTGGAACCCTACAGGGTGGACGAACAGAAGGCATTCTCCTACAAGTTCGGAGAACCCGGCAAGGTAACGGCCAAAAAAGAAGCCGCGGACCTGGGAGTCACGCAGCTCACCCTTTCCAACGGCGTGCGCGTCAACCTGAAGCCCACGGAATTCGACAAGGATTCCATCAACATCACCTTTGCCGTGGACGGCGGAGGGCTGAGCAGACCGGAGAAAGCCGCCGGACTGGAAATCTTTACGGGCGCCGTGATGAACGGCGGGGGCCTGACCAACCACTCCAATGACGACCTGGCTGCCGTCATGGCCGGCAAAAAAGTCGGCGTAGGCTTTTCCATGACGGACCGCTCCTTTGTGCTGGCGGGCAATACCAACCGGAAGGATCTGGAAACCCAGCTCCAGCTTCAAACGGCCTACCTGATGTACCCCGGCTACCGCGAGGACGGCGTCGTCCAGCTCCGCCGCGCCATCCCCATGCTTTACAACAAGCTGGCTCATGAAGCGCAGGGAGCCATGAAGACGCAGGTCCCGGCCATCCTGTACAAGAACAACCCCCGCTTCACCTTCCCCGAGCAGAAACAGCTGGAATCCTACCAGATCAAGGAAGTACGGGACTGGGTGGACGCCCCCCTGAAGAACAACTACATGGAAGTGACCGTCACCGGCGACTTCAAGCCGGAGGACATCATCCCCATGCTGGAACGCACGGTGGGCGCCCTCCCCAAACGCGCGGACGCTCCGGCGGCGCTGGACGAAAAACTGCGCCATCCGGCCATGGCGGACTTCAACTTCTCCAGGGATCTGGAGTACGACTCTTCCATTGACAAGACGCTGGTCTGCCTCTTCTGGAAAACGCCCGGCGGAGAAGACAAAAAGCTGGCCCGCAGGCTGAACATGCTCAAGGCCGTCTTTTATGACCGCGTCTTCAAGGGCATCCGTGAAGACATGGGAGAAACCTATTCCCCCTTCACCGGCATCAACATCAGCGAAACCTATCCGGACGACGGCTACATCTTCACCATCAGCTCCGGCGTCATGCGCAACAAGGACGCGGTCCGCAATGCCATTGCCAAAATCGCAACCGAACTCGGCAAGGGGAACGTAACGCAGGAGGAACTGGACCGGGCGCGCAATCCCATCCTCAATTCCATGGAGCGCGCCCAGCGCGACAACGGCTACTGGATGGGCCTGCTGAAGGATTCCCAGGCCAGACCGGACCGCCTTACCCAGCAAAGGGAAAGCATTCCGGACGTCAAGGCCATCACGGTGGATGAAGTGAACAAGCTTGCCAGGGACATCTTCGGCAACGGGGAACACCTCAACCTGAACATTCTGCCGGATCATCCCGCCGCGGAAGCTCCGCCTGCTGAAAAGCAGGCGGATAAATCCGAAAAGACCCCGGCCGCCGTCCCCACGGCGGCTTTTTGCATTCACGCCACTGCCGCAAACGTCTCCAAAAAAGAGGCAAACGCCAGGAATGACTACGCCATCATCATCTCGGAGGAAACCGCGGCGATGCCGGAATGGAAAGCCGTGGCAGACAAGCTGGCGGAAAGGCACGGCGGCGCCATCGTCACCGTGAAGGATTCCATGTTTGCCAAACTGGACACTCTCAAAAAAATGGCTCCCCGCTTTCTGGCCGTCGTCGCGCGCCCGGAGGAGATAGACAGAACCGTGGTCAATGACCTGCACCGCCTCACGCGCCGCCTGGATGGCGACCCCTACGGGGACTGCATCTGGGGCATCGTCACGGGGTACGCGCCGGAAGACGCCATGCGCATAGCCTCCGCGGAATCCCCCCTTGTCATGACCCGCGCCATGGGCACCACCAACATTGACTCCGGACGGTTCAGCGAAAGCATGTGCATTCTGGACTGGCAGCCTTTCCAGTATATGGAACAGCGCGGATACAAGGAAAAAGTGACGCCGTCCTTTTACACGCGCGGCCTGCGCGAGCAGGAAAAGGGAGACCAGGGATCCCTGGGAGTGACGCCCAAGCTTACGCAGTACTGGGAAAAAAACGACCCCCAGTTCTTCGCCACTGCCTCCCATGCCACCCAGTTCAATCTGGAAATGCCCTTCGGCAAGGGGATCATCGTATCCGGAAACAACCAGTTCCATGTGCTGGATAAAAAACAGTTCAAGGAATTCACCACCTTCCTGCGCGGCGTGCTGTTCAACGGAAAGGAAGACGACCTGATGGCCTTCATTAAACGGAGCAACGCACCTGTGATCAAAGCCGGCCAGGGTCCCGCCGTCTGGCTGGCCGCGGGCAACTGCCTGGTGGGAGACGTAATGAAAACGAAAAACTCCATGGCCGTCACCGCCCTGAGCCGCTACGGCTTCAACCAGCTTGTGGGCTACACCGTTCCTTCGTGGTACGGCAAGGGCGGCTGGGGAACTCTGGGCATGCTTTTCAGCAACCATGACAATTCCAGCCTGGCGGAAGCCTGGTATCTGAACAACCAGTTCATCCTGGATGAAACCATGACCCGTTTCCCCAAGCTCATGGACGTGCATTTCAATTCTCCGGACATCAGCGGCATCAAGGACGATCCCGAATTTTCCAAGGGCATGGCCGCCGCCGGATACGGCATGGGCAAGGATCAGATGGGGCTGATTCATGACCGGGATACGGTAGCCTTTTACGGAGACCCCGCCTGGGTCGCGCGCCTGGACGAATCCCACTCCAAGTCTCCCTGGCACATCACCTGGAACGATCCGAAGGACGCCGCCAGGGGATTCACCGTCACAGCCAACAAGGACGCCAAAGGAAGGCTGGGTGTCTGGTTCCCCAACAGAATCAGCGCCAAGACGGCCACCGTCACGGTGGGAGACGCCGCCACCCCCGTGGAAAAAATGGGGCTGCTGACCAACGACTTTCTTCTGCTCCGGGAACTGGAACTCAAAAAAGGGGAAAAAGCCGTCGTGGAAATGAAATGA
- a CDS encoding entericidin: protein MKTKLIILGVATLLGCVSCHTIGGVGRDVESVGNDINSAARATSRAM from the coding sequence ATGAAAACCAAATTAATTATTTTAGGCGTCGCCACCCTTCTTGGGTGTGTTTCCTGTCATACGATCGGCGGTGTGGGCAGGGATGTGGAATCCGTCGGCAACGATATCAATTCCGCCGCCCGGGCTACAAGCCGTGCCATGTAG
- a CDS encoding diaminopimelate dehydrogenase: protein MIKVAIVGYGNIGKYSVDALRAAPDMELVGIVRRPGSEPVHGIRTVADIEELGHVDVALLCTPTRSVEETALPLLARGINTVDSFDIHDKIVDLRRSLGAQAIKHDSVAVISAGWDPGTDSVMRSMMLAMAPKGITYTNFGPGMSMGHSVVARSKEGVEDALSLTIPTGSGVHRRMVYVVLKEGAKFSDVELAIKSDSYFSHDDTRVQQVPDIDALKDMGHGVLMERKGVSGTTQNQMFKFEMRINNPALTAQVMVASARASMKLGAGCYTLPEIAPMDFLPGDREELIAQLV from the coding sequence ATGATCAAAGTAGCCATCGTAGGATACGGCAACATCGGGAAGTACTCCGTGGACGCCTTGCGCGCCGCTCCCGATATGGAACTGGTCGGCATTGTGCGCCGCCCCGGCAGCGAACCCGTTCACGGCATCAGGACCGTGGCGGACATTGAAGAGCTGGGGCACGTGGACGTCGCCCTGCTGTGCACCCCCACCCGCAGCGTGGAAGAAACGGCCCTGCCCCTGCTCGCCCGCGGCATCAACACGGTGGACAGCTTCGACATTCACGACAAGATCGTGGACCTGCGCCGCTCCCTGGGCGCCCAGGCCATCAAGCACGACTCCGTCGCCGTCATTTCCGCCGGATGGGATCCGGGCACCGATTCCGTGATGCGTTCCATGATGCTGGCCATGGCGCCCAAGGGCATCACGTACACCAACTTCGGCCCCGGCATGAGCATGGGCCACAGCGTGGTGGCGCGATCCAAGGAAGGCGTGGAAGACGCCCTTTCCCTCACCATCCCCACCGGTTCCGGCGTCCACCGCCGCATGGTGTACGTGGTGCTGAAAGAGGGCGCGAAATTTTCCGACGTCGAACTTGCCATCAAGTCCGATTCCTACTTCAGCCATGATGACACCCGCGTGCAGCAGGTGCCGGACATCGACGCGCTGAAGGACATGGGCCACGGCGTACTGATGGAGCGCAAGGGCGTTTCCGGAACCACGCAGAACCAGATGTTCAAATTTGAAATGCGCATCAACAATCCGGCCCTGACCGCCCAGGTCATGGTGGCCTCCGCACGCGCCAGCATGAAGCTGGGCGCCGGGTGCTACACATTGCCGGAAATCGCCCCGATGGACTTCCTGCCGGGCGACCGCGAAGAACTGATCGCACAACTGGTTTAA
- a CDS encoding L,D-transpeptidase family protein produces the protein MKKNVLLTGLGLVLAVCAVMVSRMACANDTDSRASAARERVTPVLNSFLGPCGARVGSPVFLRAVKEDSLLELWVKPDKGERYVLVKRYPIAAWSGELGPKQKEGDRQTPEGFYEVVPTGLNPRSNYHLSFNIGYPNSYDRFLNRTGNLIMVHGRDVSIGCLAMTDPGIEELYTMVEQALAAGQKSVPVQIYPFVPTPARLMQEKDSPHAAFWSLLARAWNWTENRHAPAPVVFRNGSLVLDSDAPCS, from the coding sequence ATGAAGAAAAACGTGCTGCTGACCGGGCTGGGGCTGGTTCTGGCAGTTTGTGCGGTTATGGTTTCCAGGATGGCGTGTGCCAATGATACAGACAGCCGGGCTTCCGCCGCCCGCGAACGGGTAACGCCCGTCCTGAATTCCTTTCTGGGTCCCTGTGGAGCCAGAGTGGGTTCCCCGGTGTTCCTGCGTGCCGTGAAGGAGGATTCCCTGCTGGAACTCTGGGTAAAGCCGGACAAGGGAGAGCGCTACGTACTCGTCAAACGCTATCCCATTGCCGCATGGTCCGGAGAGCTCGGTCCCAAGCAGAAGGAAGGGGACAGACAGACGCCGGAGGGATTTTATGAGGTGGTTCCCACCGGATTGAATCCGCGCAGCAATTACCATTTGTCCTTCAATATCGGTTATCCCAATTCCTACGACCGTTTCCTCAACAGGACGGGAAATCTGATCATGGTGCATGGCAGGGACGTTTCCATCGGATGCCTGGCGATGACGGACCCGGGCATTGAAGAACTTTATACGATGGTGGAACAGGCCCTGGCGGCCGGCCAGAAAAGCGTGCCCGTGCAGATATACCCCTTTGTGCCGACTCCGGCACGGCTGATGCAGGAAAAGGATTCCCCCCATGCGGCATTCTGGTCCCTGCTGGCCCGCGCATGGAACTGGACGGAAAACCGCCACGCCCCGGCTCCGGTGGTGTTCAGGAACGGCAGCCTGGTTTTGGACAGTGACGCCCCATGTTCATGA
- a CDS encoding DUF4126 domain-containing protein, with the protein MNMEAVMGVLLGIGLGAACGFRIFVPLLVASIAIHGGFLTVTPEFAWLGGTPALITLSIATLLEIAGYYLPVIDNTLDVLGAPAAVIAGTILAAGFIGHMDPMLQWGLAAIAGGGAAGVIHGSMAAIRAAASAATGGLGNSAVSTAETVSASLVSILACILPVLAVLLLGAAIYLLVRFVISLKRKLAQAGTPDKVEVQD; encoded by the coding sequence ATGAATATGGAAGCCGTCATGGGCGTTTTGCTCGGCATCGGGCTGGGAGCGGCCTGCGGCTTCCGTATCTTCGTGCCCCTGCTGGTGGCCTCCATCGCCATCCACGGGGGCTTTCTGACCGTTACTCCGGAATTCGCATGGCTGGGCGGCACTCCCGCCCTCATCACGCTTTCCATAGCCACTCTGCTGGAAATAGCAGGGTACTACCTTCCCGTCATTGACAATACGCTGGACGTACTGGGAGCGCCCGCCGCCGTCATCGCGGGCACCATCCTGGCCGCCGGATTCATCGGCCACATGGATCCCATGCTCCAGTGGGGACTGGCCGCCATTGCGGGCGGAGGAGCGGCGGGCGTCATTCATGGCAGCATGGCGGCCATTCGTGCGGCGGCCTCCGCCGCTACGGGAGGACTGGGCAATTCCGCGGTCTCCACGGCGGAAACGGTATCCGCCTCCCTCGTCTCCATCCTGGCCTGCATATTGCCCGTTCTGGCCGTCCTCCTGCTGGGAGCGGCCATTTACCTGCTGGTCAGGTTCGTCATCTCCCTGAAAAGGAAACTGGCACAGGCCGGCACTCCGGACAAAGTGGAAGTTCAGGACTGA
- a CDS encoding entericidin produces the protein MNIKLILLTSAAALGLASCNTISGIGKDVESMGSKIDSASQATSRSMQQ, from the coding sequence ATGAACATCAAACTCATTCTTCTGACCTCCGCAGCGGCTCTCGGCCTTGCCTCCTGCAACACCATCAGCGGCATCGGAAAGGACGTGGAATCCATGGGCAGCAAAATAGACAGCGCTTCCCAGGCCACGAGCCGCTCCATGCAGCAGTAA